From Lolium perenne isolate Kyuss_39 chromosome 5, Kyuss_2.0, whole genome shotgun sequence, a single genomic window includes:
- the LOC127303906 gene encoding uncharacterized protein, with protein sequence MEATTSLLHDWSSLPVKVLVRILDHLRWSSHPSFGIVCRQWQSARARVPFYPAWISPLLLNTTSDGTTNVRYYSPYYHKNFETACTLNIPGARIIGATAQHLTLCREHLILDAQLLSGDVLELPKHDRPTFDSVVYDGVRTMFGVHSRNPVLHDGFLYVLNRDGALAVYDERKHDEGLNILEKPGSFTFEHDDSYLVKSDHGELMAVLIGRRGTPVIIVKLNEHTMEWKKIQNLEGRTLFTGTLTTMMKKTNIKWMQNKVFLPRLYDWPDTVHVDLVQREGEVAFVPKSGRADTTEKQNNYGTNIWSYKFGQSQEPREFWGIRM encoded by the exons ATGGAGGCGACGACATCGCTGTTACATGACTGGTCATCTCTCCCGGTGAAGGTACTGGTCCGGATCCTAGATCATCTGCGGTGGTCGAGCCACCCGAGCTTTGGAATTGTGTGCCGGCAATGGCAATCTGCCCGTGCCCGGGTGCCCTTCTACCCGGCGTGGATCTCCCCTCTGCTCCTCAACACCACCAGCGACGGAACCACCAACGTGCGGTACTACAGCCCCTACTATCACAAGAACTTCGAGACCGCCTGCACGCTCAATATTCCTGGCGCCAGGATCATCGGCGCCACCGCGCAACATCTGACGCTCTGCCGGGAGCACTTAATCCTAGACGCCCAACTTCTCTCCGGCGACGTCCTCGAACTACCAAAGCACGACCGACCCACGTTCGACTCCGTCGTCTACGACGGTGTCCGCACCATGTTCGGCGTCCACTCACG TAACCCGGTTCTCCATGACGGCTTCCTCTACGTGCTGAATAGGGACGGCGCATTAGCAGTGTACGACGAGAGAAAACACGATGAAGGATTAAACATTCTCGAGAAGCCTGGAAGTTTTACATTCGAGCACGATGATAGCTACTTGGTCAAATCCGACCATGGCGAGCTGATGGCCGTCCTTATCGGACGTCGTGGGACACCAGTCATCATTGTCAAACTGAACGAGCACACCATGGAGTGGAAGAAGATACAAAACCTAGAGGGGAGGACTTTGTTTACCGGCACattgacgacgatgatgaagaagactaACATCAAGTGGATGCAGAACAAGGTTTTCCTTCCGAGATTGTACGATTGGCCTGACACCGTCCATGTTGACCTTGTTCAGCGTGAAGGTGAAGTTGCCTTTGTTCCAAAGTCAGGACGTGCAGATACCACGGAGAAACAAAACAATTATGGAACAAACATatggtcttacaaatttggacaaAGTCAAGAGCCAAGGGAGTTTTGGGgaattcggatgtag
- the LOC127303907 gene encoding uncharacterized protein, producing the protein MAICPCPGALLPGVDLPSAPQHHQRRNHQRAVLQPLLSQELRDACTLNILDARIIGATAQHLTLCREHLILDAQLLSGDVLELPKHDRPTFDSVVYDGVRTMFGVHSRYGWLEIGHSIRNNEIDVWGEWSYTSSDCDGPCSWASQDCSYPVLHDGFLYLLNRDGALAVYDERKQDEGFNILEKPGSFTFEHDDSYLVKSDHGELMAVLIGHRGTPVNIVKLNEHTMEWEKIQDLEGRTLFTGTLTTTMKKTSIKWMQNKVFLPRLYDWRDTVHVDLVQREGEVAFVPKSGRADTTEKQNNYGTNIRSYKLGQSQEPREFWGIRM; encoded by the coding sequence ATGGCAATCTGCCCGTGCCCGGGCGCCCTTCTACCCGGTGTGGATCTCCCCTCTGCTCCTCAACACCACCAGCGACGGAACCACCAACGTGCGGTACTACAGCCCCTACTATCACAAGAACTTCGAGACGCGTGCACGCTCAATATTCTTGACGCCAGGATCATCGGCGCCACCGCGCAACATCTGACGCTCTGCCGGGAGCACTTAATCCTAGACGCCCAACTTCTCTCCGGCGACGTCCTCGAACTACCAAAGCACGACCGACCCACGTTCGACTCCGTTGTCTACGACGGTGTCCGCACCATGTTCGGCGTCCACTCGCGGTATGGCTGGCTCGAAATCGGCCATTCCATCCGAAACAACGAAATCGACGTGTGGGGGGAGTGGAGCTACACGAGCTCTGATTGCGACGGACCATGCTCTTGGGCATCGCAGGACTGCAGTTACCCGGTTCTCCATGACGGCTTCCTCTACCTGCTGAATAGGGACGGCGCATTAGCAGTGTACGACGAGAGAAAACAAGATGAAGGATTCAACATTCTCGAGAAGCCTGGAAGTTTTACATTCGAGCACGATGATAGCTACTTGGTCAAATCCGACCATGGCGAGCTGATGGCCGTCCTTATCGGACATCGTGGGACACCAGTCAACATTGTCAAACTGAACGAGCACACCATGGAGTGGGAGAAGATACAAGACCTAGAGGGGAGGACTTTGTTTACCGGCACAttgacgacgacgatgaagaagactAGCATCAAGTGGATGCAGAACAAGGTTTTCCTTCCGAGATTGTACGATTGGCGTGACACCGTCCATGTTGACCTTGTTCAGCGTGAAGGTGAAGTTGCCTTTGTTCCAAAGTCAGGACGTGCAGATACCACGGAGAAACAAAACAATTATGGAACAAACATAAGGTCTTACAAATTGGGACAAAGTCAAGAGCCAAGGGAGTTTTGGGgaattcggatgtag
- the LOC127303908 gene encoding uncharacterized protein gives MEATTSLLHDWSSLPVKVLVRILDHLRWSSHPSFGIVCRQWQSARARVPFYPAWISPLLLNTTSDRTTNVRYYSPYYHKNFETACTLNIPGAKIISATAQHLTLCREHLILDAQLLSGDVLELPKHDRPTFDSVVYDGVRTMFGVLSRYGWLKIGHSIRNNEIDVWGEWSYTSFDCDGPCSWASQDCSNPVLLDGFLYLLNRDGALAVYDERKHDKGLNILEKPGSFTFEHDDSYLVKSDHGELMAVLIGRRGTPVNIVKLNEHTMEWEKIQDLEGRTLFTGTLTTTMKKTNIKWMQNKVFRPRLYDWPDTVHVDLVQREGEVAFVPKSGRADTTEKQNNYGTNIWSYKLGQSQEPREFWGIRM, from the coding sequence ATGGAGGCGACGACATCGCTGTTACATGACTGGTCATCTCTCCCGGTGAAGGTACTGGTCCGGATCCTAGATCATCTGCGGTGGTCGAGCCACCCGAGCTTTGGAATTGTGTGCCGGCAATGGCAATCTGCCCGTGCCCGGGTGCCCTTCTACCCGGCGTGGATCTCCCCTCTGCTCCTCAACACCACCAGCGACAGAACCACCAACGTGCGGTACTACAGCCCCTACTATCACAAGAACTTCGAGACCGCCTGCACGCTCAATATTCCTGGCGCCAAGATCATCAGCGCCACCGCGCAACATCTGACGCTCTGCCGGGAGCACTTAATCCTAGACGCCCAACTTCTCTCCGGCGACGTCCTCGAACTACCAAAGCACGACCGACCCACGTTCGACTCCGTCGTCTACGACGGTGTCCGCACCATGTTCGGCGTCCTCTCACGGTATGGCTGGCTCAAAATCGGCCATTCCATCCGAAACAACGAAATCGACGTGTGGGGGGAGTGGAGCTACACGAGCTTTGATTGCGATGGACCATGCTCTTGGGCATCGCAGGACTGCAGTAACCCGGTTCTCCTTGACGGCTTCCTCTACCTGCTGAATAGGGACGGTGCATTAGCAGTGTACGACGAGAGAAAACACGATAAAGGATTAAACATTCTCGAGAAGCCTGGAAGTTTTACATTCGAGCACGATGATAGCTACTTGGTCAAATCCGACCATGGCGAGCTGATGGCCGTCCTTATCGGACGTCGTGGGACACCAGTCAACATTGTCAAACTGAACGAGCACACCATGGAGTGGGAGAAGATACAAGACCTAGAGGGGAGGACATTGTTTACCGGCACAttgacgacgacgatgaagaagactAACATCAAGTGGATGCAGAACAAGGTTTTTCGTCCGAGATTGTACGATTGGCCTGACACCGTCCATGTTGACCTTGTTCAGCGTGAAGGTGAAGTTGCCTTTGTTCCAAAGTCAGGACGTGCAGATACCACGGAGAAACAAAACAATTATGGAACAAACATATGGTCTTACAAATTGGGACAAAGTCAAGAGCCAAGGGAGTTTTGGGgaattcggatgtag